One genomic window of Nitrosomonas sp. Is35 includes the following:
- a CDS encoding alpha/beta hydrolase: MRKNLLPALALLLAVLTSGGCAVMDKNIPGWTQYQNLDKTNALELASRSTGTGEPVLLIHGFGASSYSWRHVIEPLAQKNRVITIDLKGFGDSPKPRDDAYSVYEQARLVRNFILENNLKNLHIIGHSYGGGVALAVSIYLSASNPGLQKSLVLIDSVAYPQELPGFVKILATPILGPLITYAVPNTFQVKNLLKIVYFNDDLIPQEAIDHYAADLGKPDAKYALLTSVRQMLPTDLQQFSENYASLTIPTLIVWSREDEIVPLAVGKRLHENIPDSKLVIMSGVGHAVQEEKPSLLLPHLRSFLEAGSHRTAVTP, from the coding sequence ATGAGAAAAAATCTCCTCCCGGCACTCGCGCTGCTACTGGCGGTTTTAACTTCCGGCGGCTGTGCTGTCATGGATAAAAACATTCCCGGCTGGACGCAATACCAGAATCTGGACAAAACCAACGCACTGGAACTGGCATCCCGGAGCACCGGCACCGGCGAACCGGTATTGCTGATTCATGGTTTTGGCGCAAGCAGTTATAGCTGGCGGCATGTTATTGAACCGCTGGCGCAAAAGAACCGGGTCATCACCATTGACTTGAAAGGCTTCGGCGATTCTCCGAAACCGCGCGATGATGCGTATTCCGTTTACGAGCAAGCCAGACTGGTGAGAAACTTCATTCTCGAAAACAACTTAAAGAATCTCCACATCATCGGCCATTCCTATGGTGGCGGAGTCGCATTGGCGGTATCGATCTATTTGTCGGCATCCAATCCGGGGCTGCAAAAAAGCCTGGTACTCATCGACAGCGTTGCCTACCCGCAGGAACTGCCCGGTTTCGTAAAAATACTCGCAACGCCAATATTGGGGCCATTGATCACTTATGCCGTGCCCAATACCTTCCAGGTGAAGAATCTGCTGAAGATCGTGTATTTCAACGATGACCTCATTCCGCAAGAAGCCATCGACCACTACGCCGCCGATCTCGGCAAACCCGACGCCAAATACGCGCTGCTCACGTCGGTACGGCAAATGCTGCCAACCGATTTGCAACAATTCTCGGAAAACTACGCCAGTCTGACCATTCCCACCCTGATTGTCTGGAGCCGGGAAGATGAAATCGTGCCGCTGGCTGTCGGCAAAAGGCTGCATGAAAATATACCGGATTCAAAGCTCGTCATCATGAGCGGTGTCGGTCACGCTGTGCAAGAAGAAAAGCCATCGCTGCTTTTGCCGCACTTGCGCAGTTTCCTGGAAGCCGGATCGCACCGCACGGCCGTCACCCCCTGA
- a CDS encoding OFA family MFS transporter — MTRHDLKLFGMEAAKGRWVFVAIGLLINVCLGSIYAFSVFRKPLEALWGITSSQSGYPFMVFLAVFAVAMPLAGNLIERWGPRMTATLGGLLAGAGWIAASFSTDIATLTLLYGVIGGAGVGIVYGCPIAVVVKWFPRHSGLAIGLTVMGFGVSALLIAPLMKAMILQPEIGIMHTFLYLGIAFTIVIALLAQLLRFPPDAWNPAGSGTLNAAPVPPALHLNRQAMLKTTRFYALWATYTIGCVAGLMAIGIASPVGTEVAQLDAPTAALTVSLFAVFNGLGRPLFGALTDKLGPKHTAMVSFTLILSASLLLFFFGQGNAMLYLLAFCVLWMCLGGWLALAPTATGIFFGKLHYAQNYGLMFTAYGAGAILGTLLSGSIKDITGSYLHAFAVVAGLAVLGMLIAAIGLNAPDKRTS, encoded by the coding sequence ATGACCCGGCACGATTTGAAATTATTCGGTATGGAAGCGGCAAAAGGCCGCTGGGTGTTTGTGGCGATCGGGTTATTGATCAATGTGTGCCTGGGATCGATTTATGCCTTCAGCGTTTTCCGGAAACCATTGGAAGCTTTGTGGGGGATCACGTCGAGCCAGAGCGGATATCCGTTCATGGTGTTTCTGGCGGTATTTGCCGTTGCGATGCCGCTGGCGGGCAATCTGATCGAGCGCTGGGGACCGAGAATGACAGCTACACTCGGCGGTTTACTGGCGGGAGCCGGGTGGATCGCGGCAAGTTTTTCCACGGATATCGCCACTTTAACGTTGTTGTACGGCGTCATCGGCGGCGCCGGGGTCGGCATCGTGTACGGCTGCCCGATTGCCGTCGTGGTCAAATGGTTTCCACGCCACAGCGGGCTGGCGATTGGATTGACCGTCATGGGTTTCGGCGTATCGGCATTATTGATTGCACCGCTGATGAAAGCGATGATTCTGCAACCGGAGATCGGGATCATGCATACGTTTCTGTATCTTGGTATTGCATTCACCATCGTCATCGCCCTGCTGGCGCAGTTATTGCGTTTCCCGCCGGACGCATGGAATCCTGCCGGATCCGGCACGCTGAACGCCGCGCCGGTTCCGCCCGCTTTGCATTTAAACCGGCAAGCCATGCTAAAAACCACCCGTTTCTATGCGCTATGGGCAACGTACACGATCGGTTGTGTGGCCGGATTGATGGCGATCGGCATCGCATCGCCGGTCGGTACCGAAGTGGCGCAGCTGGACGCGCCCACCGCAGCGCTTACGGTGTCATTGTTTGCGGTATTCAACGGACTGGGGCGGCCGCTGTTCGGCGCGTTAACCGATAAGCTCGGCCCGAAGCACACCGCGATGGTTTCGTTTACCTTGATCCTGAGCGCGTCTTTGCTGTTGTTTTTTTTCGGACAAGGCAACGCCATGCTGTATCTGCTGGCATTCTGCGTACTGTGGATGTGCCTGGGTGGATGGCTGGCGCTCGCGCCCACCGCCACCGGCATTTTCTTTGGAAAACTGCACTATGCGCAAAATTACGGACTGATGTTTACCGCCTACGGTGCAGGCGCCATCTTGGGAACACTGCTGTCCGGCAGCATCAAGGACATCACCGGCAGCTATCTGCATGCATTTGCCGTTGTCGCGGGGCTGGCGGTTCTCGGGATGCTGATCGCCGCAATAGGACTCAACGCACCGGATAAACGCACATCTTGA